The following DNA comes from Salvia splendens isolate huo1 chromosome 17, SspV2, whole genome shotgun sequence.
cgagccacccgcgtgacgcgttgcgggtggccttagtaTCTCAGTTCGAAAATTTGTCACTCATTTCCGTTTTTGTTCGTCcataaaaatttgtcacttttcATTTTTGCTACTATTTTTGGCAGTGTACTCTATATTCCTCTAATTTAttcttcacattttattatgaaaCTTGTAAAACTACATTCCACTAAGGAGACGAATCCTCTACAATGAAGAAAATTCACAGCATGGTGTTGTGCCATAAAATGACGCTGTATTGCATTTTGTTTCGTTGTGTGATTGACTGATTGGTGATTACTAACAATTACTTTAGGTAGTAAGAGTAGTgattaattattcatttttacAACATATTTTTTATAGAGAAATGGAAGCGAATAATgaatgcaaaataaaataatgctcCCTTTGTCCCATTACGAGCGAGCCACTTCTTTTGAtacaagatttaagaaattaatatttaaaaagttaaagtgaagagaataaaatgtgaaagaagaaaaagtattgggtgaaaagaataaagtagatgaaaaataaagtaaaaagtattatttttttacttaaaatggaaatgactcacttatggTGGGACATTCCAAAAAAGAATATGACCCGCTTATTATGAGACGGGAAAGTAATACTATAATTGTTCTAGATACactaaaataataaactaaaaattgaaatgaaatttaataactacatatatataaatatatatgtcaTAAACTCTCACAGagatttttaattaatgttcATAAGCTAGTTTGAATAAATgagttttaaattaattttttatgtataATTCTTTGATATCATATATTCCCCAAATCTAAATTGTAGTAGAGACATTTCGTTTTGAACACTCATTATAAATATGATagaagtaataaatagttaaaatgaaggGAGAGTAAACTAAGAGTGATAATAATGTAGAAAAATCTTCTTTATATTATTGtttctcctactttactctcttcattttaactatttatttctcctattaattttacaaaatgattgctaaaaataaaacatctctACTATAACGGGAAGCATATAGTacattttaaaagaaaatataatgtATTATGCCATCATACAAATGAGACTAATTTtaataacaattaataaaagaaaaacaaattaaaatgaaaaacaagacTCCAATAAAAGaagtaatataaaataaattaaaatagaaaatcaagACTTCAATTAATGCTGACTTGGCAAGTAAATTGGTACTACTCCATCTGTTTGTAACAATTTGTCACTATTTGACTcgacatggattttaagaaatgaactctctccgtcccataatagatgacacacttggagaatggcacgagattttagaagatgttgttttatgtgttagattgagagagaaaacaatatatttatattaatgtgagagggatttttttcataaaaggaaatgtgacatcttttgtggaacaaactaaaaaggaaagtgtgagatctattatgagacggagggaataatagaaagtgggttgaaaaagttagtggtatgtgaatcatacttttatatactcctttcgtcccataaaaatatgtgcactttctcattttcgtccgttccacaaaaatatgtgtatttcatttttggaaagttttcCCAATTTTACTACCCTtgtacatcaacttatttagaACGTATACcaccattaaacactactaataatgtggatctcactatccactaacactactttaactaccattctcatcttctttcttactttactaattttgtcttaatttccGTGTCATATCAATTGTTCATATTTTATGGGACGAGGAGtattagtttataataaaatgtgagtgaaaatgagttaatggaacgTGAGATTATACCCAAAATATAATGTATTATGCCATCATACAAATGAGACTAATTTtaataacaattaataaaagaaaaacaaattaaaatgaaaaacaagacTCCAATAAAAGaagtaatataaaataaattaaaatagaaaatcaagACTTCAAGTAATGCTGACTTGGCAAGTAAATTGGTACTACTCCATCTGTTTGTAACAATTTGTCACTATTTGACTcgacatggattttaagaaatgaactctctccatcccataatagatgacacacttgaagaatggcacgagattttagaagatgttgttttatgtgttagattgagagagaaaacaaaatattaatattaatgtgagaaggatttttttcataaaaggaaatgtgacatcttttgtggaacaaactaaaaaggaaagtgtgagatctattatgagacggagggaataatagaaagtgggttgaaaaagttagtggtatgtgaatcatacttttatatactcctttcgtcccataaaaatatgtgcactttctcattttcgtccgttccacaaaaatatgtgtatttcatttttggaaagttttcCCAATTTACTACCCTtgtacatcaacttatttagaacttataccaccattaaacactactaataatgtggatctcactatccactaacactactttaactaccattctcatcttctttcttactttactaattttgtcttaatttccGTGTCATATCAATTGTTCATATTTTATGGGACGAGGAGtattagtttataataaaatgtgagtggaaatgagttaatggaacgTGAGATTATCTACCCAAAATGTTAAAATTGAAAGATGACAGATTATTAGGGatagacgaaaatggaaatacgtacaaattttcagggacggaaggagtatctCATAATATGGAACCGCGGTAATCATTTGAGCCGATAAAAACTTGTATATATATTCATTCCATCTCATTTTAAATGTAGCATTTATCATTCGATATATGATTTTATGTAGAATTGCTTTGTGAGGAAAGTgaagataataaaataacagagagaaaaagtagaaagaaatatgtttttatatttaaaaatatgttatttaGAGTTAGATAcattaaaagaaaaatgtgtcatttataGTGATACGAAGGAAGTATATATTTGCGTtttccaaataaaaatattcaaaaatggAATATTTTAGGGTTAGAAAATTATTTTCACTCACAATATGCTAATTGAATTCTATGTCTAAACAGTAAACACCCTCAGCTCGCTCGTCTTGTTGAAAAATTTCTATCTTGATGCTCACTGCTTCGCATTTTCCGCCCAATTGTTCCTCTTCTTTAGGGTTTTGAATTATTAGCATCTATAGATTTAAGAAGCTGAGTGTTTCCATCAAATTATGGTTTTGGATGTAATTTAGGAAAATATTCATTCAAATTCTGCGTGTTTTTACCTGATGGGTTACGGGTTTTCACAATCATCGCTTTATTTCGTTGATGCTGTTTAGTTATGATCACGCGAATGCTTGGATTTTTCCTTGGGAAGTGGaaattttaaaatcttgatatggATTATTCCCGCGAAAGTGCAATGGTGTTGATTCCGACGCGGTTTGTGTGGCGTTATGGTGGGAGAATTGTGTATATTAGTGGCTCTTTTACCGGGTTAGTCGATTtgatattgatttttttgtctACTTTGTTCTTTCTAGGATCAGCTTTTGATTTAAGCTGTGCTTATGCTAACTTTTACTtttgttgttattgttattgttatttaaAAGGTGGACACAATGGCCAATGACCCCGGTTGAGGGGTGTCCTATGGTGTTTCAAACGATTTGCAGTCTTCCACCCGGTTGTCACCAGGTTGGTTGTTCATGTACTTGGAGCTTCCTAGGGAGAAGAAATGCCCCAAGTGTCAACCAAGAAGGAAAATTTAGTTCCAAATTTGACTGTAAATAGCCATATTATTGTTAAATGACTGTTGATAAGCAGCTAATTTCGTGTTTCCCATGAATATGGTATCTGTGTTATGGCATGTGCGTTTGGTTATGTTACTATTTTGATATGTTCTGTGTCATAAATTACTCAATTGCGTAATCAAATTGTTTACCTCTACTGATTCATAGCTAGGATAAAATTTTCGATCTGCCTTTTTGTAtccaattttcataaatttagCTTGAGGAGTTATGTACCGTTTCAGTTCAAAAACTGCTTCTTTTTCTGTAGTACAAATTTGTGGTTGATGGTGAATGGAGACATGATGAGCACCAGCCTTCTGTCAATAGTAACATTGGAACAGTGAACACTATCCTCTTATCTACAGAAGCTGATTACCTTACTCCAATGCTAAGCCCACAAGCGCCTCCTTCTGGTCATGGTTCAAGCATGGATGTTGATAGTGAGGGCTTCCAACGCGTGGTATGGTATTCCTGTGCTCATCTTTACTTCCCCTGCCAAACCTATAATTTTAACATTGCACTTATTAAAGAAGTTAATGTgatgatattttcttattcaGTCACAGTGGATGTAAGTCTATCTTATTGTTCATCTTTATTACAGGTTCGGCTGTCAGATAGTACGCCTCCTGAGCCCTTCCCTACAATGTCAGAGGCTGACATAGATGTTTCTCGTCATCGTATAGCTGTATTCTTGTCAGCTCACAAGGCATATGAGTTGCTCCCTGAATCTGGGAAGGTCTGGATGATCTGTCCCGACATTGTCTCTCTCACTCTTCCTTTTTCGTCTCTTTGATTTATTCAGTCTGTTTTTCAGGTTATTGCTTTGGATGTTGAACTCCCTGTAAAGCAAGCATTTCATATATTGCATGAACAGGTACCTTTATTTGTTAAGTGCCTGTTCTTTAATGTTAAAGTTATTGCCTACCAGACCAGGGCACTATGACTAACATGCCTCTGGCAAGATGGTGTCTTGGTTGTCTCCGCTGTCTGTACTTGGTGCTCTGTTTGACCAACTTTCTTCTGGTAAAGTTACGAACTCTTAAGAATGAAAAATATTCATTTCAGGGGATCTCTATGGCACCCTTGTGGGACTTTTCAAAGGGGAAATTTGTTGGAGTTCTTAGTGCAATGGATTTTATCTTGATTATGAGAGAGGTAGAGCATTCTGCCATGTTTCATACAGAATAATCTTTCCTAAATATGCTCCTTTACCATAGCTGTTCTCCTCCTCCTTGACTCCTTGTGCATTTCCACTTTTGTAACCTGATGTTTCGTTGTTATATAATGTCGATCTAACCTTAATACAGAATCGGCATTTTAAAGTTAGTCTGGCCTTCATACAGAACGCTGTCGATAGATCTTTCTCTCATATTTGACTGGCAATGCACTGTGAAAACTCAAAGATCTCATTGTGATATTTTCTATATGTGCTAGCAGCTTGGCAGGCATGGGTCAAATTTGACGGAGGAAGAGCTCGAAACGCATACCATATCTGCTTGGAAAGAAGCAAAGATTTATCTGAATAATCAAATTAATGGCCAAGGAGCAATAGTTCCAAGACAACTTGTACAAGTAAGTGTTCATATTGAGGCGCTAAATGCCAGCATGAATATTGTGTACGTTGGGCCgatcattttattttctatgcACAGGATGGATAGATAGATGATCTTTTATACAGATATCCTTCTGCATATTTGATACTGGCATACTGCTGATCAAACAATAAGTATAATAACTGCCTATTACACCCTCATATTGTTGATGTTTTCCAC
Coding sequences within:
- the LOC121773768 gene encoding sucrose nonfermenting 4-like protein; this translates as MDYSRESAMVLIPTRFVWRYGGRIVYISGSFTGWTQWPMTPVEGCPMVFQTICSLPPGCHQYKFVVDGEWRHDEHQPSVNSNIGTVNTILLSTEADYLTPMLSPQAPPSGHGSSMDVDSEGFQRVVRLSDSTPPEPFPTMSEADIDVSRHRIAVFLSAHKAYELLPESGKVIALDVELPVKQAFHILHEQGISMAPLWDFSKGKFVGVLSAMDFILIMRELGRHGSNLTEEELETHTISAWKEAKIYLNNQINGQGAIVPRQLVQAGPDDSLNEVALKILQSGVATVPIIHSPSADSPNKNLLHLASLSGVLKCICRFFRHSPGSLPVLQLPICSIPLGTWVPKIGEPNRRPLAMLRPSATLGAALNFLIQAQVSSIPIVDDNDSLLDVYSRRDITSLARDKIYTHINLEETTIHQALQYRDDPFSVYGSNIQRCFMCLRTDPLHKVLERLSQPGVRRLVVVEAGSKHVEGIVSLGDAFRFLMGH